The Neobacillus sp. OS1-2 genome includes a window with the following:
- a CDS encoding dihydrofolate reductase, with translation MISFIVAMDDNRAIGKNNQLPWHLPEDLKFFKRVTMGHPIAMGRKTHESIGRVLPGRENIIITRQLDYKCEGCTVFYSVEEFVKYSHKQDDEIFVIGGAEIFKETFPFVDRLYITDIHSTFDGDTFFPEFALGAWKLTSSEKGVRDEKNPYDYEFMIYERKA, from the coding sequence ATGATTTCTTTTATCGTCGCGATGGACGATAATCGCGCAATCGGTAAGAATAATCAATTGCCATGGCATTTGCCAGAGGATTTAAAGTTTTTTAAACGAGTGACGATGGGCCACCCGATTGCCATGGGGAGGAAGACGCATGAATCAATAGGGCGTGTCTTGCCGGGACGTGAAAATATTATCATTACGCGTCAACTTGACTACAAATGTGAAGGATGCACGGTCTTCTATTCAGTCGAGGAATTTGTAAAGTACAGCCATAAACAAGATGATGAAATTTTTGTGATCGGTGGGGCAGAAATCTTCAAAGAAACATTTCCTTTTGTAGACCGCCTTTATATAACCGATATTCATTCCACCTTCGACGGCGACACCTTTTTTCCGGAATTTGCACTGGGTGCTTGGAAATTGACTTCTTCTGAAAAAGGAGTTAGGGATGAAAAGAATCCTTATGATTACGAATTTATGATTTATGAACGGAAGGCTTAG